From Daucus carota subsp. sativus chromosome 6, DH1 v3.0, whole genome shotgun sequence:
GAACAGAACAGACAAGTCAAAAATCTTGTTTGCTTATAAGCTACTCAAATCTTGAAGAGAGAAAGTAGAAACTTACAAGAAAGCTGAAGCCGGAGACATTAGTGAAAGACATGGAGACCACAGCACCGGAAAGATAGAGTTTTCCCACATGACCCACCATTAAAGTAGACACAAATCTCAACAGATACTGTGAAGTTGTGACAATCAACATTGGTGTGAAAATCATACTGATCTGCTTGGCCTCTGCTTTGAAATCACCCCATGTTGACTTTTTAAACATCTGCTTCTCTTTGTTTTCCGGGGTCTTCACGGCCACAGCAGCCTCTGAGTCTCCCATGGTAGCTAACTAGTGTTACTGTGACTAATTCTCTAGCAAGagtaaaaagagagagaagGATAGATTGTCTAGGACAAGAGATGTGTTAGTGTAGATTCATATGACAGCACATTATATATTGTTATGTAGTTGTCCTTTTTGAATATAATGCTGGGGTTAGCCTTGGCCATGTATAGAAATTGGTGAACCCATCTCCTGGCTGCGCTCATGTATGTTTCAATTATACTCTCCCTTCCACCCTCATTTCTTTATGTTATTTTCTAACCAgactcatttaaaatatataacaaatttagaaaaatattatgaaattatattttatcagatcgtcaaaatacgtgcaaacagtgaacataAACAATTACAGCAAGCGAgtattgttttattaattttagtttCTTTGTCATGCATTAACAGAGACAGAGACGACTCGGGCGggttataaatcaaatatattccGTATATCtgattttatgaaaatttaattattttatacaatGTGTCCGAATATATTGATAAATTCCTGATAGATTCTTGAATTGTAAAAAATGTTgcgtaaatattatattttgataactTAGAGAATAATCAATTGGCAGTACAGAGTAGAGGCTCCAGTATAGTAAACGAGTGATAACGTGTGATATGAGAAGATCGAGTCATGTTACGACTTGAGAGAAAGCGTTTCAAACTCGTTTCCTGATATCAATGATTTTGACGGTAATGAGAAGCGTTGAATACTGGGTTTTACATTTAATTATTGTAGTACTAGTAGTTAAATAACGAGCTCGACAGCCTACACATTTCGATAATTGTCCTCATTAATAGTCTTACTTAGCATAGGACAATTGCATGTACGCCGGTTGCCTTTATAGAATGAGACTCATGGGTGATGTGTTTATATgaatacataaaataattaattagactAATTATTTCACGAATATATCTCTGTGAAACATGCCAAGACTGATGGAATAAAATAAtgcatataaaaatatgttatcaCAAGATTTTGCGTATATACAAAAGATGCGTCACATGCGCCCCCACCCGGTATGCTGCTTTGCTTAATTGTAAGTTCTTGGAAGTAACAAGCTGGACGTGCACTTGACCTTGATTAGGTGAGAAAAGttggtttgaaattttttacGCTAATTCGACAAGATGTTTGGCTTATTTTTCTTGAAACGGCAGGCACAAaaggatattttttatttttatttatcagaGGATACaaaagtatataataattatatcaacATATAATAGCCTACATAAAGAATTTTCTTTTCTCAAAAGAATTACCCCCTCcgtcccctcatttgtttacattggggacgggggctcggcatGCGTTCTAATATTCTCGTAATACATAGTTcgataaattacttaatttttttctactgaataaaaatttgatatttaaatttttaaaaaacaaaaaatttaaaaaataagttatagaactatgtgtTATATGCGCCTTACAAtgtgtgtcgagcagtgtgaaaaaaccGTAAAGAAACGAGAGGATAGAGGATCTAACCGACTGGTCATGCAAGATGATCGCGGatgtttagaaaataaaattttaatatttaaaataaaaagttctGAAAAGCCGTACATCCCATATATCCTTGATCAAGTCAAATTCTACAACCATacataaaatcattaaaattaaatctaaataaaATCTAGTCCAGataaaattaagaatattaaataatacttatattaacaaaaaattatatttgaaaacaaCATTTCCAATTATGTGATCAAGATATCTTAAAATATGTGCTAAAAagttaaatatcatatattcaaAAACGGAAGAAATATTGTGTCTGCCTCATGAAAACTCACAAATTCATATTGCATACTAACAAACagacttttaaatcaaattattgacaaaattatttaatatatttaaaataatttttgaaatattagattatatcctactccttccgtcccaatcaattctatacagtttcctttttgggacgtcccatcatttctatacattccaaaaatagtaactcttaataatataaaacactattacacctactactttcttccactatctccattctataataatgtagtaaacactattacacccactactttcctccactatctcaaatctatccttaaatataaatgggtcccaccactttacccatttttcctctaattttactcatttttttacatttttttcttggtctccgtgtccaaaccatttgtatataaatatatacaaatgatcgggacggagggagtaagaagTAAGAACTGTTAAAGGGGAGTGCATTCTTCCCATTAAATTTTACTCCTCTACACAGTTTTGGATTTGGACAAGATTTAGGTTTTACTGTCCTCGCAATGTATTTGTTTATGAGGATGTCAATTGTCAGGGATAAGACAACGAAAATAAGGAAAATAGGAAATGATACAAGGACAGTAGGACCGTTAGTAAAATATTGACCTTCATTATAAAATGTGACAtgtgtattattattatacgtGAATAAGCCGACCAGATATTATTATCAAGTTGTTACTGAGAAGAGGTCGTGGTCAAGATTGGAGGCCTTTCCTCTGGTTGTCCTGCTAAACATTAGTGTCATACCTAAAAGTATTTTGTATTATTACTGTATTATTCGTCATCGTTATCgtattatctttatttatattatattatattatatttatgttatgtttatattattattatattactatatattaattaattaattaattaattaatacaaCGCTGCATACTCTTTTCCCATTAGATCCGGTGTATCTAGGCAAGAGCGATATCAGGCCATAAGCCATTGGATGGTATTGTGATCTTCAAagctataaaatatatttactcaAATTATGATGTTTAAGTGTGATATTCGGAttgcttaaaaaaaaaaaaaaaagagagtgtGATATTCGGatttgattttcaatttctTATTATCTGTTTAAGTATGATAACAAATTATGATgcatataatcaatattttagtttaaaatttgagAACGAATTATATAAGAAACTTTTATATATCaaccattttttatattaatcatGACAGACCAAACGAGGGAAACCATTATGAGCCCTGATGCAAAATAAGAAAGCAAACAATATATATGTCGGCAcacccaaaaaagaaaaatcaattctttaacCTAATCTAATCTAAACCACTTAAATTTGATTTTCGTTTTTTAGATTTGAGTTTCAAAAACTTACGAAACTTGATCTGATTCTTCGTTTTAAAGACAAATGAAACATAGCATGAATACAAGACATATATTTATTCTTATCAATTATCATGCACACATTACTAGCTATAATATAAAAAGGGAAATTGGCCTTGTTTGGTAGGCTTTGATGTCTGCTTGATTTTGGTTAATAGGATATTCTTTGTGAACAGGTTTGATTTATGCGGATTAAATTCAAGACCCATGTCAATTTCTGAACATGTGTCTTTTTTGTTGACTCATATTACGTGTGTTACATATGTGGCCTATGAAACttggttttgtgttttgttttcTCAACCGCTTCATTTTTTTCTGTTAAATTCACATCTGGCTTGTTTTACGTGTATCTACATATGGAAAATGCtcgtttttaaaatttttaaatcacTCCGCTAAAATCAGTCGTTTATTTAGAATCATAGCATTAGTAGATATCATGGAAAAGAGGAGcatttaagagcatctccaaccttGCAAAATCCTTaggtaaaaaatgagttggcctaccatatataaaaaatatagccaatctgTTGAAAAAAGCACACTCCAACCACATGAAACTGtagtctataattttagccaacctcctatggatggctatatttgtcgaacctctataggtctgtaaaaaatctgtaggaagattacacatcatttattatcatactgaactgatatattctattttaacaaactaaaatattaataacatactatttttaaattatagccaaccaatatagccaataccattgaaatataatatcttagagcatctccaaccatctaaaacccttggctaaaagatgagttggcctacttaaaataaaaagatttagccaacagctctaaaaactcaactccaaccatgatgaGCTGTTGTCCATAAATTTAGCCAatctcctatggatggctaaatttgtcgaacctctacaggtctgtaagaaaatctgtaggaagattgtacatcatttattaccatattgaactgttatattctattttaacaatttaaaatattaataacatactatttttaaattatagccaaccaatatagccagtaccattgtagcaaaatgtcttacaggttcagcaaattttacataatgtcttacaggtccaatttaaccaacgattatagccaacgccgttggagatgctcttacaggttcagcaaattatacataatgtcttacagattcaatttagccaacaattatagccaaccccgttggagatgctctaaatataAACGTACGATAGTATTTGTGGTAACTTTATTCGAATTCTAAAGCTATTTCCCTGCAGAGGGATCCAAATGTGTTAGGTGCAATAATAACCAGACAAGTTCTAGGTGTCTCTGGCTGCCTGGATTAACATGCATACATTAAGATGGTAATATATGATTGATTAATAGGTTGTTTAGGCATAGTTTTCATTAAttagtaagagcatctccaacggcgttggctataatcgtcggctaaattggacctgtaagacattatgtaaaatttgctgaacctgtaggACATTTTGCTTGAATGGTACTgcctatattggttggctataatttaaaaatagtatgttattaatattttatattgttaaaatagaatatatcagtttgatatggtaataaatgatgtacaatcttttcttacagacctggttcgacaaatttagccatccataagaggttggctaaatttatagacaacagctgatcatggttggagttcagtttttggagctgttggctatatttttttatttttagtatgccaactcaccttttagccaagggatttagatggttggagatgctataCAAATCTTATCCTTGTTTTAACGTGCTTTAGGTTTACCTGCTCCTCAATTGTTTATAAAACAATGGGGCTATTGTTCCTTTAATAAACACGTGGTTTCCCTCGGTTGTTATACGTACAAatgaattttgataaattaatatttcatatttaatataaaaaaattacagttttttggtttaattgaaatatagttAAAGTCTTAAAAGTATATTTAAGTTCTACAAATTAATCATCTTGATATATTAGGATGTAATATCATTGATACATGCTTACCAACCTTAATcatcttttaaattttgattatatttatataaataataattcatgACATGTGATCCTCTTTTATTATCGTAATCTTTAAATATATGGTTGaccaaattataaattataccaGTTTTCACTCATAACAGTTTAATATACATTTGATATTTCAGACAGGTTTATTTGTACTATCCAGTGTGTttggtttttataatttttggggTTTGCAATGCTGTGAGAACATGTGTTTTTCACAAAGTAATGTACACAGATGAATCGTTACAAAGTAATACACATTGATGAATTGTATTAACCTGACAAATTTCTTTTGtttaagaaagtttatcatATCAAATTTCTTTAACTAGACACctattcaaacaaaattaacgatataactataattattaGTCTAATTAAACTGATACTCACTATTAAAGTCAAAATCAGTTACTCGAAATGACACAAAATCAGCAGCTTAATGACGCATAATCACAGATGTATATGATAAAAACGTTATCAAATACACCAAAATATGTTCATCAATATCACCAAGTCATTTTAGATATTCATTTTggaaaatattgatttgtgttataaaatttggtgatttcttttaaaaaggTAATGATTTCTATGCAATGTTGATAATTGGAGATTGATGATCTGGTTGTGATGAGGAATTAAAGAGAGTGAGTCGGTGTAATGGAGGGTGGTTGTTCTTGGTAGCTGTGGAGAAACCGCAGGGCTGTTGGTGACAGTTCAAAACAAGGACCGCTAATGGTATGTATGGGAGGCTGCCGCTGCAGGACGGAGAGGATTGATGCAAGGAAGCTAGGGGCCGTTGATTCTCCATgtaaaaattaatgatattcattttagaaattagtgatagtagaataatgaaatttatagtaGAATAAGACTCTCtctgtatatatgtataaatatatacgtATAGTAAAATAGTAGTGTTCACTAATATGTTTGATATGTATGACCTTATTTCTGATATTGGGAACTCTCAACGTATGGGATTTTTCTAATACTCATTAATCAATGAATTCCACTGATTTAAAACAGAAATCATATAGAAATTTTGTCTCCATATGTTTACACAGATAAGAAGACTTATTAAAAAGTAGTTGGCTTAACcaactcaaagaaataaaattcGAGGGGCAAATATTTAGGAAGCATAATTCAGAACAAGTGCACTTTGTAAATTATCAATGAATGAAATCTCTCAAACTATTAAGAGTGCTTTCATGGTATTCAGCCATTTACCGGTGGCTAGTCAGTTTTGTTGAGTGATTCCACTGCAAGTGGTAAGCCCTTCTGGAAATCAACATATGGATATGCAATAGGCTGATCAACATCTTTTGCTTCCCACCTGCATTCATGAAAGTTAATATACAAACCCAGTTCAATTGCCATGAATTAATACTCGCATGAAAGGTTGTAAGAGAGACAAAACTGTAAAAAAGCATCTTGTGGCTAGGCTCTGAATACTTAATAATTAGTGGCATGTCTAGACTACAAGAATAACTCGATAGAAACTCAGCTGCAATTTCTGTCATGAagtaaaaatacaaaattgacAGAAAACATTGCTTCCGTCACAAGTAAGATTATTCGCAATGAATACCTACGCCCTCCGGtattaaatgaatattttatttatttatttcatacGTGCCAATACTTTAATCATGTAGTGgcattatattttgattttggtaattttatataattttcaattccGTATTTATTAATCTATATAAATGTTCAACTTATCGGTGTACGTGATTTCCATGATTAGAATATTAATCAAACAAGATTATGAATTTACAGAGGGataattgaataatatatgtatttacagAGGGATTACCTGAAATTGTGGACAAGATGGTGGAGGAACACAGAAAGTTCTATCCTACCAGCTTCAGAACCTGGGCAATATCTCACGCCTCCGCCAAATGGGAAAAAGTTTTTGCTTTTTTGTTCTTGGTCCTGATAAAATACGCACGTTTGCATAATAAttagaatattattattattattattattattattattattattattattattatatattataaaaaataataaaataattagtttGTTGATGATGATATTTTAGATATAACGATTCAGGAAAAGAGGGTTCAGAGAGCTAGTGCAGTTAATTACTCCCTCACTTCTTGTAACTTTGACTTTTGCATATATGTTTGtatgaagaaaaaaaagatagctgcaaattatatttttgaaaattttggtttCATATAAGAATTTCAGGATTAGTTTTTGTTTACGtcaaataagtcaaaattacaaaTGCTATAGGAAGGAAGGAGCACATTACAAGAAAAGTGTTAATCGTTGTTGGATTACTTACCTCCCATCTCCAAGGATCAAATTGGGAGGCATTTGCATGGAGAGAGTCATCTAAATGTACTGCGCTAAACACTGGCAGCACCTGCCAACCTGATGGTATTACATAATCTGTACAAAAATATAAGAGTATGTTTTAAAGTATACTCATTACTCAGGTGATATAATACTTCAAGAAAGCATATACGCGCATGACAGATTAAATATTGATTACTTATACCTTTAAAGCGTACATCACTGAGAGCTTTTCGGTTTAAGTACTGGACAGTGTTCCCGTATCTTATAGTTTCATTGATGACCTACAAATAATAAACTCAGTACTTCGGAATCTATACTTCAGGAAGATCACATTAAATAAGATGCCTTATACTTGGTAACCTAATAaagtaatatatatgatttgattTATCAGACTCACATTTTGGGTGAATTCCATTTTCTTTACGTCTTCCAAAGTGAGAGAAATGTTATCTTTCTTTATGCTTCTTATGTTCCTATGCTCCACCTATATGCAGAAAGAAAAATGTGAAGCCGCTTACATTtgaatgtaatttattttaaagaaatgATAGACTACTTTCCACAAAAACAATGATAGACACAACATCACCTTTAATTTTTCAAGTGCGGCAGGGGACTGACTAAGAAAATGAACCAGCAATGACAATATTTTAGATGTTGTCTCATACCCACTGATAAGACAATCGAGGGCAAAACTAACTTTTTCATCTAAAGACAAGGCATCAAGATGTATCAGTTTCCCCAAGATATCGTTCTTGCCGTATAATGGATTTTCACTCTTTTCCCTCGTCCTTTCCTCTATGGTTGCTTTAATGATAGATGATATTCTTCTTCTACCCTGCACATaagtataaatatgtatatcaaatatttttttgtactTGATAGATAGAAATATATATTGCCTACCTAGACTCCTCATTTTATAACTCAGACTACACTACTACTGGTATAGGCACCCATATACATGTGTAAACTTGACACTGAACAGCTAGTCCACTCATAAGCtttatttagaaattaaattttCTGATTAAGGAAATTGATTACATCATCTTTTTTGAGAAACAAGATAATCTTCACAAAcaaagtattattttaaaagttaCCAAATAGTTGGTTAAATGCAGACAGgagataatttatttgaaaaattcaaaatataagtgGAAATTACTTAATTTAAGGTCCATTTTGATTATATGCAGGACAGATATATCAAGATTCAATACACACATGTTTgtgtaaacatatataaattgtagAAATTTACAAAGAAAACGTATATTGCATTGTTTTTAATACTCCAAGCCTCGGAGGCCagcataaaaatattatcacaGATTCCCCATGCACGCCAACATAACAATGTTAGCATTTAAAGAAGTCCTGGCTATCAAATCGTCATCATTTATGTATATATGAGGAATGAACATCAAATGATATATAGTCtactgtatatataatatattgcaaTATTTGCagctaaatatttaaaattatataaaattatggtGGTAActtttgtctatatatatatatatatatatatatatatatatatatatatatatatatatatagactcaAACCCAAgtataatttctttattttgaATAGATAGCAGTTAttgtaataaataattaaaataaatgagccagaaaaattgaaatattgcAAATGActaattcaaacaaaaaaagCCTAAAACAGGAAGCAACCTTAACAGCTCTCGCATAAGGGGTCCCAGGAATGTTAATGGGAACCGAAATGAGTCCTCTCAATATAGGATGGAAATCTGTAAGTATTCTTGTTGTTCGAGGGTCATCTGGTGACAAACCTAGCACCTGCTTCACCATTACAAAGAAAGTATACTGTTGGGAGATATAACAACCCCCAACTTTTATTAGTTAAAGTAAACTGCAAAGGAATAGAAgggtatataaaaataaaacattgtCAGATATAATAAACATAATTCCTAAGATACACCCATAACCCCCGAAAAGTACCTTTCTTGCTTCTTCACAGAACCGgacttgttttttgtttttccaaGAATCCAGAATCTGAATTGCAAAAGACTCAAGGTCTTTAAGAAAATAAGGATTTGCTTTAAGGGGAGTGACAAGAGAGAGGAAGGCACCCCTAAGCCTCTTGTGGGCGTCACCCACTGCAAGTGCCACTGAGTATTTCCCAAGAATTCCATAGAAGGTCCTTGGAAAGCTGGCCTGAAATAACTTCCCCTCATTTTGTAGAATGAAATGATTCAATTCTTGGTCACAAGAAACTATTGTGGGGGTAAAGAATAGATGGGACCTGAACACCTTTCCGTACCTGAAAAACACCAAGTAGATATACAAAGATACATTcatgtataatttataaaaataaaatcgtGTGTGTGGGTGTGTGAATGGTACTACATAGGTATACAGAATCCACTCACCTAGAGGAATGGTGCTGAAAATAGAAGCCTGAAGCATTTGAAGGATGGGGTTTAAGTAAAGAGAGGGTTTCACCGATTAAAGGCCAACTAAAACTCCCTTTAGGAAGGACATGTCCTTTAAGCTTGGCTATGAACAAAGGCAAATGATGGTTGAAGATCAGACCCACTAAAAAGCAAAGTAAACCAAcaagaattggatattcagtcATGGTGGCTTTCACGGAAGTATCTGGAAGTATTATTCTATTATCAAAGAGAATGAGGTCAACAGACAATCTAGCTTTTGACTCTCTCCAAATATATAGTGCTCAAGGGATATCAACCCTGCTACATTttcggggtgtattcgattgggattttaatggattgtttttagtctatggattttaatggattgtgtgtgattttgtttttgtgcggattcttgataaaatgtcgcagagtttataggacttaagcacaatgcttcaaaatcccattgattttggtgggatttcaaaaaacttaaaatacactgaagaatgctataaaatccatcattttatgaaatgcaaaaaaaaccatcagcatttgaataccatcagattttaatggattttaaagaatcccaattgaataccatcggattttaaagcataatttaaaatcccaattgaataccaccggattttgtagcataatttaaaatcccaattgaatacctcaagattttaatagatttcaaacaatcccaatcgaataccctcggatttcatgaatgcaaaaaaatgctttaaaatcccaatccaatacaccccttttatgttaattatactcacaaaatttatattttataaataaaataaaaattcccAAGGATAAAAGTCAAAAGAGAATAAAAAAGGAATCTCAGATACCTTCTGATTTCACAATATCAACATTAATTCTATGTTTCTATATATGTCTTCTACACACTGGCTATGTAGATACATACTCTCAACTGTGATTTACTTCTATATATATGCCTTCTAATTAATGAGAGGTATTTATATTAGCGCTGAAGAGGTATCTGCCCTGATTCTTTTTTGTTAACAATATcaatgaatttaatattttatagggAAAAAGATCAAAAGAGGATAACAAAGGAACCTCTAATAACACATGGTTCTACTTTTACCATATATAAATCTAATTATATATTCCTATACATGTCTTCTATATACTGGATACGTACGGCGTACCCCTGACTGATCTTCTTCTATTCAAAATACCTTCTCATTAATGGGAATGCTATTAATACTGACACTGTTTTTccttgttagagcatctccaaccacgaagaccccttggctaaaagttgagttggcataccaaaattaaaaaatatagccaacctcttcaaaaaatcacactccaaccacggtgacctgttgtctataattttagccaacctcttatggatggctaaatttgtcgaacctctacagacttgtaagaaatctgtagggagattacacatcatttattactatattaaactgatatattctatttataacaatctaaatattaataacattttatttttatattatagccaaccaatatagccaataccattgaagcacaatgtcttacaggttcaccaaattttacataatgtcttacaggtccaatttagccaacgattatagccaatcccgttggagatgctcttattacGTCACCATAATCCTATCTGTATTTCCCATACATAATCTCTAATATCATTATATCAAGGTATTGATTAGAGCTTCGTCAATGCTAGCATCTCCAACTATATAGAACTCTTAGCTAAAAAGtaattaatatatactataaattaaaaatatagagattatgtaaaaaaaaaaaaaaggagaagaaGTTCAATTTCAATAGGACATTCCCCTTGTcaataattttagtcaacctcaTGACGTTGACTATATTTGGTCAACCTCTAGAGACCTGTAGCAAGATTTCACATCATCTATTACcatattatgataatatattctatttataacaacttgaaataataCTAACAtaccattattaaaatatagtcaatccATACTAATATAATGTATTGTTTTAATATGCTAACTGATGATGTGACATTTACCACAGATTtgtagtggttcgacaaatatagtcatccatagtaGCTTGggtaaaattatagataaggggggtgtatggttggagtgtgaaattttcatgagattatctatattttttatttttgatatgccaACTCCTTTTTcagctaagagcatctccaaccatagaaAACTCTtggctaaaatgtgagttgacataccaaaaataaaaaatatagccaacctctCGAAAAATTCACACTCCAACCTATccgttgtttataattttagccaacctcctatggatgactatatttgtcgaacctctacaggtctgtaagaaatctgtaggaagattgcacatcatttattatcatatt
This genomic window contains:
- the LOC108224415 gene encoding cytochrome P450 724B1, whose protein sequence is MTEYPILVGLLCFLVGLIFNHHLPLFIAKLKGHVLPKGSFSWPLIGETLSLLKPHPSNASGFYFQHHSSRYGKVFRSHLFFTPTIVSCDQELNHFILQNEGKLFQASFPRTFYGILGKYSVALAVGDAHKRLRGAFLSLVTPLKANPYFLKDLESFAIQILDSWKNKKQVRFCEEARKYTFFVMVKQVLGLSPDDPRTTRILTDFHPILRGLISVPINIPGTPYARAVKGRRRISSIIKATIEERTREKSENPLYGKNDILGKLIHLDALSLDEKVSFALDCLISGYETTSKILSLLVHFLSQSPAALEKLKVEHRNIRSIKKDNISLTLEDVKKMEFTQNVINETIRYGNTVQYLNRKALSDVRFKDYVIPSGWQVLPVFSAVHLDDSLHANASQFDPWRWEDQEQKSKNFFPFGGGVRYCPGSEAGRIELSVFLHHLVHNFRWEAKDVDQPIAYPYVDFQKGLPLAVESLNKTD